The sequence CATGATTTTCCATGCAACGGAACCGCGCGTGCAGGCCGTGCTGGATTGGGAGCTGTCGACGCTCGGCGATCCCATGGCCGATTTCACCTATCTCTTGATGCAGTGGATCATGCCGGGCCTGCACGGCGCCGACCTCAAGGCGCTCAACATCCCAAGCGTGGAAGAGGCCGCGCAGATCTATTGCAACGTCACCAAGATGACGGTGCCCGATCTCAACTGGTATTTCGCCTACAACCTGTTCCGCCTCGCCGGCATCACCCAAGGCATCGCCGGCCGCGTCCGCGACGGCACCGCCGCCAACGCCAAGGCGCTGGAATCAGCCAAGCGCACCGTGCCGCTGTCGAAGGCGTCGTGGGAATACGCACAAAAGGCCGGCGCGGTTTAGGTACGACGAAGGCGCGGCCGTTGCCGCGCCTTTTCGCTTTGACATCTCTCTCGTGTCCCGGACGCGGTGCAGCGCGCCGTGCTGCTCCGCAGAGCCGGGACCCAGTCATGTCGCCAACGTATTCAGCTCATCCGTGAGATCGCGCCAATCCGGATTGAGCTCTTCAATGAGTTTGAGCTTCCACGCACGTCGCCAGCGCTTCAACGAATGTTCGCGCGCACGAGCCTCGATCACCGACTCGAAGGTTTCAAAATAGACCAGGAGGGTGACGTCGTATTGCCGCGTGAACCCGGGAATGAGCTTGGCTTTGTGCTCGCTTATGCGCCGGACGAGGTCGTTCGTCACACCGATGTAGAGCGTGCCGTTTCGCTTGCTCGCCAGGATGTAAACGAAGAAGGGCATGGCCGTGCAACCGGGGCTTCGGACGTTATCGACTTAAGATTGCATAACTGAAGGGTATCGCCAAGCATCTCTGGGTCCCGGCTCTGCGGAGCGTCACTTCGTGCCGCACCGCGTCCGGGACACGACCTATTTTACTGACGTCTATTTTACTGACGTCTATTTTGCTGACATCTATAATGTCTCTCGGGCCGGAGTACCGGCCGCGCTCTCGTGTCCCGGACGCGCTGCAACGCGTCGCGTTGCTGCGCAGAGCCGGGACCCAGTCAACTAGGAACTCCGATTACCCCTTTGCGCAATGCGCGATCAGCCGCTCCACAAACGCCGCGCATTTCTCCAGCTCCGCCATCTCCACGAACTCATCAGGCGTATGCGCCTGCGCGATCGAGCCAGGTCCGATCACCACCGACGGCACGTCGGCCATGCTGACGAACAGGCCGGCTTC comes from Bradyrhizobium diazoefficiens and encodes:
- a CDS encoding GIY-YIG nuclease family protein — translated: MPFFVYILASKRNGTLYIGVTNDLVRRISEHKAKLIPGFTRQYDVTLLVYFETFESVIEARAREHSLKRWRRAWKLKLIEELNPDWRDLTDELNTLAT